A stretch of the Symmachiella macrocystis genome encodes the following:
- a CDS encoding sugar phosphate isomerase/epimerase family protein, with protein MEKWPIGVFASVDAGLGVHLDVAQELGVPTVQVHAPHQATRTEKTAQEFLAKCNDAGITITAVFGGFDGESYADIPTTVRTVGLVPEDTRAARVQEMKEISDFAKLLGCDTVALHIGFVPDAASESYQDLLTVTRDLLDHVANNGQQLNLETGQESAEHLLAFISDVQRDNLFINFDPANMILYGSGEPIDALKKVGHLVRSVHCKDGTWAADGQRGKEWGAEVPLGAGDVGMETYLRTLLEIGYDGPLTIEREIAHDPKQQKIDIGAAVSLLQELRAKIL; from the coding sequence ATGGAGAAATGGCCAATTGGTGTGTTCGCTTCGGTCGATGCCGGGCTGGGGGTGCATCTGGATGTTGCGCAAGAACTCGGTGTGCCGACCGTACAGGTGCATGCGCCGCATCAGGCGACGCGGACGGAAAAGACCGCACAGGAGTTCCTTGCCAAATGCAACGATGCGGGGATCACGATTACGGCTGTGTTTGGCGGATTTGATGGCGAAAGTTATGCCGACATCCCCACGACCGTTCGCACTGTCGGTTTGGTGCCCGAAGATACGCGGGCGGCGCGCGTGCAGGAGATGAAAGAGATCTCCGACTTCGCCAAGTTGTTGGGGTGCGACACGGTGGCTTTGCATATCGGCTTTGTGCCGGATGCTGCTTCGGAGAGTTATCAAGACTTGCTGACCGTCACCCGCGACTTGCTGGATCATGTTGCTAACAACGGCCAACAGTTGAATCTTGAAACGGGACAAGAGTCGGCCGAGCATTTGCTGGCCTTCATCTCCGATGTGCAGCGGGACAACCTGTTTATCAATTTCGATCCGGCCAACATGATCCTGTATGGCAGCGGCGAACCGATTGATGCGCTGAAAAAAGTCGGCCATCTGGTGCGGAGCGTACATTGCAAGGATGGGACTTGGGCGGCCGATGGCCAGCGCGGCAAGGAATGGGGGGCCGAAGTGCCGCTCGGCGCGGGGGACGTTGGTATGGAAACCTATCTGCGGACGCTGCTGGAAATCGGCTACGACGGGCCGTTGACCATCGAACGGGAAATCGCCCACGACCCCAAACAGCAAAAAATCGACATCGGAGCGGCAGTCTCACTGCTGCAGGAACTGCGTGCCAAGATTCTCTGA
- a CDS encoding DUF1559 family PulG-like putative transporter, translating into MKTCPNCTAAVPELASFCASCGSEFHGADAVPLEPAPPPPVVPQSPWKWVVGIGLLFVLLVGCFVAIQTILIYRQAANSRTVAAVPTQTTWNERNLKQIGLALHNYHDVYNVMPAGGIFDEQGTEFHSWQTALLPFLGYSAKYENVHFDLPWNDVENQWAFDEVIREYVNPSIPMTHTGNGYALSHLAGNSQVFPDNQGLAFKEIVDGTSNTVIAGEVVDGFAPWGYPRNVRNPADGLQGDSLTFGSLGKSDGVMFLKADGSTVFLNQDIDPSVLKALSTPAGGEETPEMPRMRNSPP; encoded by the coding sequence ATGAAGACCTGCCCGAATTGCACCGCTGCGGTTCCCGAATTGGCCAGTTTTTGCGCAAGTTGCGGTTCTGAATTCCACGGAGCGGATGCGGTGCCGCTCGAACCCGCACCCCCGCCTCCCGTGGTCCCGCAGAGCCCTTGGAAGTGGGTCGTGGGGATTGGCCTACTTTTTGTGTTGCTGGTCGGCTGTTTCGTAGCGATACAAACAATTCTGATCTATCGGCAAGCGGCAAATTCCAGAACGGTTGCTGCCGTACCAACCCAAACTACCTGGAACGAAAGAAATCTCAAGCAGATTGGCTTGGCACTGCACAATTATCACGACGTTTACAACGTGATGCCTGCCGGTGGAATTTTTGACGAACAGGGAACGGAGTTCCATAGTTGGCAAACTGCGCTGCTACCGTTTCTCGGGTACAGCGCAAAGTACGAGAACGTTCACTTCGATTTGCCATGGAACGACGTGGAAAACCAGTGGGCGTTTGATGAAGTCATCCGAGAATATGTCAATCCATCCATCCCGATGACTCACACCGGCAACGGCTATGCGCTCAGCCATTTGGCCGGGAATTCGCAGGTCTTTCCGGACAATCAAGGGCTGGCGTTCAAAGAAATCGTGGATGGAACCTCGAATACAGTGATCGCCGGTGAGGTGGTGGACGGTTTCGCACCGTGGGGATATCCTCGAAATGTCCGCAATCCCGCGGATGGGCTGCAGGGGGACAGCCTTACGTTTGGTAGCCTGGGCAAAAGTGATGGAGTCATGTTCCTCAAAGCGGATGGCTCGACAGTGTTTTTGAACCAGGATATCGATCCCAGTGTGCTCAAGGCGCTTAGCACGCCTGCAGGCGGGGAAGAAACTCCTGAAATGCCCAGGATGCGCAATTCGCCACCGTAA
- a CDS encoding ExeA family protein: MYESHFQFQRRPFSATPDSDCLFITDNIRETIAEFVISMQRGQGIGVLTGAAGMGKTLLCGRLAEELSEQFQVALLKNANFATRRSLLQSVLFELGQSYTGMAEQELRLELEKYCESALADSDGVALIIDEAHLMSQRLLEEVRCITNLTTGGIPLVRVVLSGQPALEETLAKPGMAALNQRIASQHHLESLSRFESRQYIEYRTNWGGANPQQIFTDDAMAAIAHAADGVPRALNQLCDHTLLLAFVSNQPCADAALVDEALEDLRQLPLHWNERTRVAGPLDALKQKSTDLDEFTDADEDVEPFDFEAFSNDGMESIEIGGMDESPAENEVPHEEVSLPVEEEEQIAYAIANDDEEIAIEAVIVEADDVIEMDALEVEIENEEEVPMETVAISSHESSKNSAAIAGVVPLVDDHQSGAVMFEEELVVDRYAALDAERRERPPLTAVSHSEEPQPEIPMETPVVEELAVVEELATAEPVAADMQDASTDSCELEDENETEQQAEGPSVDALNAAILNKSLKSHRNVINQINELDFGEVAASEEPDFDVVELEPAKPSQTLRHDRQPTANDKSAANETEEGAVPRPNLRRLFTKLRRVQHERSGR, encoded by the coding sequence ATGTACGAATCACATTTTCAATTCCAACGACGTCCGTTTTCGGCAACTCCCGATTCCGACTGTCTGTTTATCACGGACAACATCCGCGAGACCATTGCGGAGTTTGTGATCAGTATGCAACGGGGACAGGGGATTGGCGTTTTGACCGGAGCCGCCGGGATGGGCAAGACCTTGCTCTGTGGTCGGCTCGCCGAGGAATTGTCCGAGCAATTTCAAGTGGCGCTGCTCAAGAATGCGAACTTCGCCACCCGCCGGTCCTTGCTGCAAAGCGTGCTCTTTGAATTGGGCCAGTCCTACACCGGCATGGCCGAGCAGGAATTGCGGCTGGAATTGGAAAAATATTGCGAGTCCGCATTAGCTGATAGCGATGGCGTCGCTTTGATCATCGACGAAGCGCACTTGATGTCGCAACGTCTGCTAGAAGAAGTCCGTTGTATCACCAACTTAACGACCGGTGGAATTCCGCTGGTTCGCGTGGTACTGAGCGGACAACCGGCGCTTGAAGAGACCTTGGCGAAACCGGGCATGGCGGCGCTCAACCAACGCATTGCTTCGCAACATCATTTGGAATCGTTGTCCCGTTTCGAATCGCGGCAATACATCGAGTACCGCACGAACTGGGGCGGCGCGAATCCGCAGCAGATCTTTACCGACGACGCAATGGCCGCCATCGCCCATGCGGCCGACGGCGTGCCCCGCGCATTGAATCAACTTTGCGACCATACGCTGTTATTGGCGTTTGTCTCGAACCAGCCCTGTGCCGATGCGGCGCTGGTCGATGAGGCCTTGGAAGACCTGCGGCAATTACCGCTGCATTGGAACGAACGAACACGTGTCGCTGGACCGTTGGATGCCTTGAAACAGAAGTCCACCGATTTGGACGAATTCACTGACGCGGATGAAGACGTCGAACCGTTTGACTTCGAAGCGTTTTCCAACGACGGAATGGAGAGCATCGAAATCGGCGGCATGGACGAAAGCCCGGCCGAAAACGAAGTCCCGCACGAAGAAGTCAGCCTGCCGGTGGAAGAAGAGGAACAAATTGCCTATGCGATAGCCAATGACGACGAAGAGATCGCCATTGAAGCGGTGATTGTGGAAGCGGATGACGTTATCGAGATGGACGCACTGGAAGTGGAGATCGAAAACGAGGAGGAGGTTCCTATGGAGACTGTTGCCATTTCATCGCATGAATCGTCTAAAAATTCTGCCGCCATTGCGGGGGTTGTGCCGTTGGTGGACGATCACCAAAGCGGAGCGGTGATGTTCGAAGAGGAACTGGTTGTCGATCGATACGCAGCACTCGATGCCGAGCGCCGTGAACGGCCACCTTTGACAGCAGTGAGTCACTCCGAAGAGCCACAACCGGAAATCCCCATGGAAACCCCGGTTGTTGAGGAATTGGCAGTTGTCGAAGAATTAGCGACTGCCGAGCCAGTAGCCGCAGACATGCAAGATGCGTCCACCGATTCTTGTGAGCTTGAGGATGAAAACGAGACGGAGCAGCAAGCCGAAGGACCGTCGGTCGATGCACTCAACGCAGCCATTTTGAACAAAAGTCTGAAATCGCACCGAAACGTCATCAATCAAATCAATGAGCTGGACTTTGGTGAAGTCGCCGCCTCAGAGGAACCAGATTTTGACGTTGTGGAATTGGAACCGGCAAAGCCATCGCAAACATTGCGTCATGACCGGCAACCAACTGCGAATGATAAATCAGCGGCGAATGAAACCGAAGAGGGCGCCGTACCGCGTCCGAACCTGCGGCGGCTGTTTACTAAACTTCGCCGTGTGCAACACGAACGCTCGGGACGGTAG